Proteins from one Roseimicrobium gellanilyticum genomic window:
- a CDS encoding SAM-dependent methyltransferase, translated as MPPDSPDSHSGNAAPKAPFVFATCKQGWEKALKDEAKSIPEGLRPAFMRPGLITWKCEVPPTADFVLPGIFARMSGHSIGTCKDAADLASKLGEVKRHTLKLHVYPREFPEDGLPLEEWSRIDAFRTRLLKSLRDAGVAMDDDSETVLGDTVLDVIVEDDLAAPFFAGWHRHGANTNPTPGGIPRAVIPLESPSRAWLKLVQALAFAGLETKNTHPLRGKIAVELGSAPGGASYALLQRGMRVMGIDPGAMDPRVLNYRTPQGGIPFKHLQMPAGEVDPNLLPPQADLLISDLNLAPAVMIRLVKKMQAQVQASLLILTLKINDRAVFASLQENLTAIRDFAPGPIRATHLPGNRDEICVVAGRLGS; from the coding sequence ATGCCACCTGACTCACCTGACTCTCATAGCGGAAACGCTGCCCCCAAGGCTCCCTTCGTCTTCGCCACCTGCAAGCAAGGCTGGGAAAAGGCCCTGAAGGATGAGGCCAAATCCATCCCCGAAGGCCTCCGCCCCGCCTTCATGCGCCCCGGCCTCATCACCTGGAAATGTGAGGTCCCGCCCACCGCGGACTTCGTGCTGCCCGGCATCTTTGCCCGCATGAGCGGCCACTCCATCGGCACGTGCAAAGACGCCGCGGACCTCGCCAGCAAACTGGGCGAGGTGAAACGACACACGCTCAAGCTGCACGTCTATCCGCGTGAGTTTCCCGAAGACGGCCTCCCGCTGGAGGAGTGGTCCCGCATCGATGCCTTCCGCACTCGCCTGCTGAAATCCCTGCGCGATGCCGGTGTGGCGATGGATGATGATAGCGAAACCGTGTTGGGCGATACCGTGCTGGATGTCATCGTGGAAGATGATCTCGCTGCCCCATTCTTCGCCGGATGGCACCGCCACGGTGCCAACACCAATCCCACTCCCGGCGGCATCCCACGTGCCGTTATTCCCTTGGAATCACCCTCCCGCGCCTGGTTGAAGCTCGTGCAAGCCCTCGCCTTCGCCGGACTTGAAACGAAAAACACCCACCCGCTGCGTGGAAAAATCGCCGTGGAGCTCGGCAGCGCCCCCGGTGGTGCGAGCTACGCCCTGCTCCAGCGTGGCATGCGCGTCATGGGCATCGACCCTGGCGCCATGGACCCACGTGTGCTGAACTACCGCACTCCTCAAGGAGGCATTCCCTTCAAGCATCTCCAGATGCCCGCCGGTGAGGTGGACCCCAATCTCCTCCCGCCGCAAGCTGACCTCCTCATCTCCGACCTGAATCTCGCCCCCGCCGTGATGATTCGCCTCGTGAAAAAGATGCAGGCCCAAGTGCAGGCCAGCCTCCTCATCCTCACGCTGAAGATCAACGACCGCGCCGTCTTCGCCAGCCTCCAGGAAAACCTCACCGCCATCCGCGACTTCGCCCCCGGTCCCATCCGCGCCACCCACCTCCCCGGCAACCGCGATGAGATTTGCGTGGTGGCGGGGCGGCTTGGTAGTTGA
- a CDS encoding DUF2071 domain-containing protein — protein sequence MKIPAITGIIRRRILLNYRVAPDVAQSVLPSRFRPKLVGAYAIAGVCLIRLEGIRPKGIPGSFGITSENAAHRIAVEWEDDEGRTQQGVYIPRRDTSSRLNALAGGRVFPGVHHYSKFTVDDHNGRISLRILAEGIEAPLVHLEASETEVFPETSIFNSLADSSQFFESGCIGYSARPDSCVLDGLSLRVSDWRVSPLAIQIARSSYFDNVSIFPAGSIVLDHALLMRDIPHEWHSEPTMNSEQPLAANTADRAPQST from the coding sequence ATGAAAATCCCGGCGATTACAGGAATCATTCGGCGGCGAATCTTGCTGAACTACAGAGTCGCGCCCGATGTCGCGCAATCCGTGCTCCCTTCGAGATTTCGCCCCAAGCTGGTCGGCGCCTATGCGATAGCAGGCGTTTGTCTCATTCGATTGGAGGGCATCCGTCCCAAGGGGATTCCGGGATCGTTTGGCATCACCAGCGAAAATGCCGCTCATCGGATCGCCGTTGAGTGGGAGGATGATGAAGGGAGGACACAACAGGGCGTTTATATTCCACGACGCGACACGAGCTCTCGACTGAATGCCCTTGCGGGAGGGCGGGTGTTTCCAGGCGTTCACCATTATTCGAAGTTTACGGTCGATGACCACAACGGAAGGATCTCGCTGCGAATCCTTGCAGAGGGCATCGAAGCGCCACTCGTCCACCTTGAAGCAAGTGAGACCGAAGTATTTCCTGAAACATCCATTTTCAACTCCCTGGCGGACTCTTCCCAATTCTTCGAGTCAGGCTGTATCGGGTATTCCGCCCGTCCAGATTCCTGTGTGCTCGACGGTCTCTCTTTGAGGGTGTCCGATTGGCGGGTGTCACCACTCGCCATTCAAATTGCCCGCTCATCCTACTTTGATAACGTATCAATATTCCCAGCCGGAAGCATCGTTTTGGATCATGCGTTGCTCATGCGGGACATTCCGCATGAGTGGCATTCCGAACCGACGATGAACTCGGAACAACCGTTGGCGGCCAATACTGCGGATCGTGCCCCTCAGTCAACTTGA
- a CDS encoding VOC family protein, producing MPETPSPKPATLKRLDNILIVVEDLEAVKAFFIALGLELEGETIVEGPMVERLINLQNVRATIAMMRTPDGQGRIELDKYHTPDPIRIGPVNTPVNALGIRRIMFAVEGIDEVVARLVAHGAELVGEVVQYGDIYRLAYVRGPEGIIVGLAEELG from the coding sequence ATGCCCGAAACCCCATCCCCCAAGCCCGCTACCCTCAAACGCCTGGATAACATCCTCATCGTCGTCGAAGACCTTGAGGCCGTGAAAGCCTTCTTCATCGCGCTGGGCCTCGAACTGGAAGGCGAGACCATCGTCGAAGGTCCCATGGTGGAGCGCCTCATCAATCTTCAGAACGTCCGCGCCACCATCGCCATGATGCGCACTCCGGACGGCCAGGGGCGCATTGAGCTCGACAAGTACCACACACCGGACCCCATCCGCATCGGCCCGGTGAACACTCCGGTGAACGCTCTCGGCATCCGCCGCATCATGTTCGCCGTCGAAGGCATCGATGAAGTCGTCGCCCGCCTCGTTGCCCACGGCGCTGAACTCGTCGGCGAAGTGGTGCAATACGGTGACATCTACCGCCTCGCCTACGTGCGCGGACCAGAGGGTATCATCGTCGGCCTTGCTGAGGAACTCGGGTAA